One region of Limnospira fusiformis SAG 85.79 genomic DNA includes:
- a CDS encoding DUF7682 family zinc-binding protein, whose translation MPKRKKTFPCGHKGYGRVCHRCEQVQIAEEQEYRELEDRKNKKLEWEASFAQDLIDLRGLPDYVVIKARVIIDGLTSNKNYREFGGKRLRHNRFVISIPVTRNYRMLCQDSGSFLIPQKVLSHEDYNVCKPGKL comes from the coding sequence ATGCCAAAGAGAAAAAAGACCTTTCCTTGTGGCCATAAAGGTTATGGCCGTGTTTGTCATCGCTGTGAACAAGTCCAAATAGCGGAGGAACAAGAATATCGGGAGTTAGAAGACAGAAAGAACAAGAAACTGGAGTGGGAGGCTTCATTTGCTCAGGATCTTATTGATTTAAGGGGATTACCGGACTATGTTGTAATTAAGGCGAGGGTTATTATTGATGGACTGACCAGCAATAAAAATTATCGGGAGTTTGGTGGGAAGCGGTTGCGCCATAATCGTTTTGTGATCAGTATTCCTGTAACTCGTAACTATCGGATGTTATGCCAGGATAGTGGCAGTTTTCTGATTCCTCAAAAGGTCCTATCCCATGAGGACTATAACGTTTGTAAGCCGGGTAAATTATGA
- a CDS encoding phospholipase D-like domain-containing protein, with protein MVRLLPVTRLFGLGASLVFILNSCACNSHSIRSNHNASVQPLVDPLPQDPQIRVYFNHSQASVYTEPYRPKTRLGDNLEQIIVDAINSASQSVDVAIQELRLPKIAQALVNQHQKGVRVRVIIENEYSRPFSDFTPAEIAAFSDREKGRYQEFMHLADLNQNGRLEPEEINQRDALVMLANANVPLIDDTEDGSKGSGLMHHKFVIVDQNTVIVTSANFTTSDIHGDFYSAESRGNPNNLLSINSRELAAIFTREFEIMWGDGPGGENDSLFGINKPHRGVKQVSVGQGTVTVQFAPISATRPWENSVNGLIAQTLQRARNDINFALFVFSAQELSDTLKTVHQRGVEIRGLIEVGFAYRYYSEALDMMGIALPNNCRYQPGNNPWSQPISTVGVPNLAEGDRLHHKFAVIDDQIVITGSHNWSRAANHSNDETLLVVNNPTVNAHFQREFERLYQNSSLGVPGWLLSRIEREKQNCGGVIETPFHPSGEIININTASQPELESLPGIGPGLAQRIIEARSQQPFTSLDDVTRVSGIGPKTIERWENLVTW; from the coding sequence ATGGTGCGTTTGCTTCCTGTCACCCGCTTATTTGGGCTGGGCGCTAGTCTGGTATTTATACTCAACTCCTGTGCTTGCAATTCCCATAGCATCAGGTCTAATCATAATGCTTCTGTTCAACCCTTAGTTGACCCCTTACCTCAAGATCCACAGATTCGGGTTTATTTTAATCATTCCCAGGCTTCCGTCTATACCGAACCCTATCGCCCCAAAACTAGACTCGGTGATAACCTTGAACAAATTATAGTCGATGCTATTAACAGTGCTTCCCAAAGTGTAGATGTCGCCATTCAGGAATTACGTTTACCCAAAATCGCTCAAGCCTTAGTTAATCAACATCAAAAAGGAGTCCGGGTGCGCGTCATTATTGAAAATGAATATAGTCGCCCCTTTAGTGATTTTACCCCCGCCGAAATTGCCGCCTTTTCCGATAGAGAAAAAGGTCGTTATCAAGAATTTATGCACTTGGCGGATTTAAACCAAAATGGTCGCCTCGAACCTGAAGAAATTAACCAAAGAGATGCTCTGGTTATGCTGGCTAATGCTAATGTTCCCTTAATCGATGATACCGAGGATGGGTCGAAGGGTAGCGGTTTGATGCACCATAAGTTTGTCATAGTTGACCAAAATACAGTTATTGTCACCTCTGCGAATTTTACTACCAGTGATATTCACGGAGATTTTTACTCCGCCGAAAGCCGGGGTAATCCTAATAATTTGCTGTCTATCAATAGCCGGGAGTTAGCCGCTATTTTTACCCGGGAATTTGAAATTATGTGGGGAGATGGACCCGGAGGAGAAAATGATAGTCTGTTTGGGATTAATAAACCACATCGGGGAGTTAAACAAGTCTCCGTCGGTCAAGGAACTGTTACCGTTCAGTTTGCCCCTATTTCGGCTACTAGACCTTGGGAAAATAGCGTTAATGGCTTGATTGCTCAAACCTTACAACGAGCTAGAAATGACATAAATTTTGCTTTATTTGTGTTCTCGGCTCAGGAATTGTCCGATACCTTAAAAACAGTTCATCAAAGGGGAGTGGAAATCCGGGGATTAATTGAGGTTGGGTTTGCTTACCGCTACTATAGCGAAGCCCTGGATATGATGGGGATTGCTTTGCCTAATAATTGTCGATATCAACCCGGAAATAACCCTTGGTCACAACCTATTTCTACCGTCGGAGTTCCGAATTTGGCTGAAGGCGATCGCCTTCATCATAAATTTGCCGTCATTGATGATCAAATCGTGATTACCGGTTCCCATAACTGGAGTCGAGCCGCTAATCACTCCAATGATGAGACCTTATTAGTCGTTAATAATCCCACCGTTAACGCTCATTTTCAACGGGAATTTGAGCGCTTATATCAAAATTCAAGTTTGGGCGTTCCTGGTTGGCTTTTAAGTAGAATTGAACGGGAAAAACAAAATTGTGGCGGTGTCATTGAAACACCCTTTCATCCATCAGGAGAAATTATTAACATCAATACCGCATCTCAGCCGGAATTAGAAAGCCTTCCCGGTATCGGTCCCGGTTTGGCGCAGCGAATTATAGAAGCACGCAGTCAGCAGCCTTTTACCAGTTTAGATGATGTTACCCGTGTTTCTGGTATTGGACCTAAAACTATCGAAAGATGGGAAAATCTGGTAACCTGGTAA
- a CDS encoding histidinol-phosphate transaminase has product MLPFIREDLNQFEAYTPHPGGDSGSAVKSDLIMDRLDTNESPYDLPGELKQKLASIYQRDIETNRYPDGSHEPVKKAIANYVNSAISEVSTPITADYVSVGNGSDELIRSLLIATCLNGSGSILVANPTFSMYAILAQTLGVPVVTVNRSEANFEIDLIAAKQAILDQQNPPIKVVFVVHPNSPTANALTEAELDWLRSLPQHILVVIDEAYFEFSQTTVAGEITQHPNWVILRTFSKAFRLASLRVGYAITSPELTTILEKVRLPYNLPSFSQEAALLALTHREELQQVIPEIIRERDRLWTRLANHPLFKFWPSDANFIYGRLKSNNSDQRLNQIVQAMKSQGSLIRHTGGGLRITIGTPAENQRTGDRLFSLIDN; this is encoded by the coding sequence ATGTTGCCATTTATTCGCGAAGATCTGAATCAATTTGAAGCCTACACCCCCCACCCAGGTGGAGACTCTGGTAGTGCGGTTAAGTCTGATCTAATTATGGACCGCCTGGATACTAACGAGTCCCCCTATGACCTACCAGGGGAGTTGAAACAGAAATTGGCGAGTATCTATCAACGGGATATTGAAACCAATCGTTATCCAGACGGCAGCCACGAGCCTGTTAAAAAGGCGATCGCTAATTATGTTAATTCTGCCATTTCCGAGGTTTCCACCCCGATAACCGCTGATTATGTGTCTGTAGGGAACGGTTCTGATGAGTTGATCCGTTCTCTGTTAATTGCCACCTGCTTAAATGGTTCTGGGTCGATTTTAGTAGCCAACCCTACATTCTCCATGTATGCTATTCTCGCCCAAACTTTAGGGGTTCCGGTAGTCACAGTTAATCGGTCGGAGGCGAATTTTGAAATAGATTTAATCGCCGCCAAACAGGCTATTCTCGACCAGCAAAACCCCCCCATTAAAGTAGTGTTTGTGGTGCATCCCAACTCCCCCACCGCTAATGCTTTAACCGAGGCAGAATTAGACTGGCTGCGGAGTCTTCCCCAACATATCTTAGTAGTCATTGATGAGGCTTATTTTGAGTTTAGTCAAACCACAGTAGCCGGAGAAATTACCCAACATCCTAATTGGGTGATTTTAAGGACTTTTTCTAAGGCTTTTCGGTTGGCTTCTTTGCGGGTTGGCTATGCTATAACTTCCCCGGAATTGACTACTATCTTAGAAAAGGTGCGCCTTCCCTATAACCTCCCTAGTTTCTCCCAAGAAGCGGCTTTGTTAGCCTTAACTCACCGGGAAGAATTACAACAGGTCATCCCGGAAATTATTAGGGAACGCGATCGCCTCTGGACGCGGTTGGCTAATCATCCTCTGTTCAAATTTTGGCCGAGTGATGCTAATTTTATCTATGGTCGTCTCAAGTCTAATAATTCTGATCAGCGATTAAATCAAATAGTACAGGCTATGAAATCTCAGGGTTCTTTAATTCGCCATACAGGAGGTGGTTTAAGAATTACCATAGGAACTCCGGCGGAAAATCAACGCACAGGCGATCGTCTATTTTCCTTAATCGACAATTAA
- a CDS encoding cysteine desulfurase family protein, which produces MQIYLDYSATTPTCAEAIAAMQGVLTESWGNPSSLHEWGQRSATVVEVARTQVAHLINAPPDGIIFTSGGTEADNLAIFGVVGQYDQPQHLIISSVEHSAIAEPVGLLEKRGWSVTRLPVDRQGRIHPLDLKTALQPNTVLVSVIYGQSEVGTLQPIETLGKIARSHGVLFHTDAVQVAGRLPIDVENLPVDMLSLSSHKIYGPQGVGALYVRPGVELIPLMGGGGQEFKLRSGTQAVPAIAGFGVAAELAAQELLWETPRLIKLRDRLFDLLADIPYLVPTGDRLHRLPHHVSFCVVPPAEVTGITGKTLVRHLNLAGIGISAGSACHSGKLSPSPVLLAMGYSDREGLGSIRLTLGRQTTEADIEWTAIAVKQILDRLISKPLAIAF; this is translated from the coding sequence ATGCAAATTTACTTAGATTATAGTGCAACTACTCCGACTTGTGCAGAGGCGATCGCTGCTATGCAAGGGGTATTGACGGAAAGTTGGGGTAATCCTTCTAGCTTGCATGAATGGGGTCAGAGGTCGGCTACGGTTGTGGAAGTGGCTAGAACCCAGGTGGCACATTTAATTAATGCGCCGCCTGATGGGATAATTTTCACTTCTGGGGGAACAGAAGCGGATAATTTGGCGATATTTGGGGTGGTCGGTCAATATGATCAGCCTCAACATCTGATTATTTCTAGTGTGGAACATTCGGCGATCGCTGAACCGGTAGGACTATTGGAAAAACGGGGCTGGTCGGTGACTCGTTTACCTGTCGATCGCCAAGGTCGCATTCATCCCCTGGATTTAAAAACCGCTTTACAACCCAATACGGTTTTGGTATCGGTGATTTATGGTCAGAGTGAGGTGGGAACTTTACAGCCGATTGAAACTTTGGGGAAAATAGCCCGATCCCATGGGGTTTTGTTCCATACTGATGCAGTCCAGGTGGCGGGAAGATTGCCCATTGATGTGGAAAATTTGCCTGTGGATATGCTATCGCTATCTAGCCATAAAATTTATGGTCCCCAAGGTGTGGGGGCTTTGTATGTGCGTCCGGGGGTGGAGTTGATACCACTTATGGGCGGCGGCGGTCAGGAGTTTAAATTGCGATCGGGAACTCAGGCGGTCCCGGCTATTGCTGGGTTTGGGGTGGCTGCGGAATTGGCGGCGCAGGAACTTTTATGGGAAACTCCCCGATTGATTAAATTACGCGATCGCTTGTTTGATTTGCTGGCGGATATTCCCTATTTAGTCCCTACTGGCGATCGCTTACACCGACTACCCCACCATGTTAGTTTCTGTGTGGTTCCCCCGGCTGAGGTGACTGGAATTACTGGGAAAACTCTAGTCCGACATCTCAATTTGGCGGGAATTGGTATTAGCGCCGGTTCTGCTTGTCATAGTGGTAAACTTAGCCCTAGTCCGGTTTTGCTGGCTATGGGATATAGCGATCGTGAGGGCTTGGGGAGTATTCGTCTAACTTTGGGACGACAAACTACCGAGGCTGATATCGAGTGGACGGCGATCGCCGTTAAACAAATTTTAGATCGTCTGATTTCTAAACCTCTAGCGATCGCTTTTTAA
- a CDS encoding DJ-1/PfpI family protein, with amino-acid sequence MAGKQILMLVGDFVEDYEVMVPFQALQMLGHTVHAVCPGKKSGEKVRTAVHDFEGDQTYTEKPGHNFTLNATFEDIQPENYHALVIPGGRAPEYIRLNPNVIQAVKHFAETNKPIAAICHGAQLLAAANVLQGKRCSAYPACSPDVVLAGGQYADIAVDDAIADGNLVTAPAWPAHPRWLAEFVKLLGTQIIHS; translated from the coding sequence ATGGCTGGAAAACAGATTTTGATGCTGGTGGGTGACTTTGTAGAGGACTATGAAGTTATGGTTCCTTTCCAAGCCTTACAAATGTTAGGACATACTGTTCATGCTGTTTGTCCGGGGAAAAAATCCGGGGAAAAAGTCCGAACTGCTGTCCATGATTTTGAAGGCGATCAAACTTACACGGAAAAGCCCGGTCATAATTTTACCCTGAATGCGACATTTGAGGATATACAACCAGAAAATTATCACGCTTTGGTAATTCCTGGGGGCAGAGCGCCGGAATATATTCGCCTCAACCCCAATGTCATTCAAGCGGTCAAGCATTTCGCGGAAACGAATAAACCTATTGCGGCTATTTGCCATGGCGCTCAACTTTTGGCGGCGGCAAATGTTCTCCAGGGTAAACGCTGTTCAGCTTATCCGGCTTGTTCGCCTGATGTTGTTCTGGCTGGCGGACAATATGCTGATATTGCGGTTGATGATGCGATCGCTGATGGTAATTTAGTTACAGCACCAGCATGGCCGGCTCACCCCCGTTGGTTGGCTGAGTTTGTGAAACTACTGGGAACACAAATTATCCATTCTTAG